A single region of the Manihot esculenta cultivar AM560-2 chromosome 12, M.esculenta_v8, whole genome shotgun sequence genome encodes:
- the LOC110628322 gene encoding MICOS complex subunit mic60 isoform X1 yields MGFLFRSIWELSSRRSVRRIPRRVTSQPIPSIISSRKKFSTSFQKNAPQKAGSNGSPPESKSVFPKVLLGTTVVAGAALLAYQSGYLDQFITKEQEGLARVGIDDKEVKETQHFGEQVVVTGKEEPGNLSHSLEQSGEKVESQIDVPQVEAQQKAETRIDLPHVETKNKDETHGDLSHVQAEERIESQKGIHHHEASRETPVIDQPNIQEKYGAAQDESVAVKERQVPGFSQNINTEHSLDKVEKQSESKTYRETGEGVQVTQEQNQVKLVPGEGEMKTVPQHLAAEDRPEAALSKGTEAASLLDAYHLKDRAEESIATEGPGEEALLSAIEEFNDSFITKDGKLVMSFLEAIHAAEKRQAEMDAHTFAEEKKALKEKYEKELRDLRARELMRAEEAAILDKELKRERAKAAAAIRTLQEKMEEKLKMELEQKENEAEMSLKKFQDLAKAELAAAIASEKAAQIEKMAEANLNINALCMAFYARSEEARQIHSVHKLALGALALEDALSKGLPIQKELDSLNTYLEGIDKDSLVHLVLSTLPEDTRYHGTDTLLQLNQKFNALKGTLRHYILIPAGGGGIWAHAMAHIASWLRFKEVDPSGDGIESVISRVESFLAEGKLAEAADALQEGLRGSKAEEIADEWVKRAKNRAITEQALTVLQSYAACISLTQ; encoded by the exons ATGGGGTTCCTTTTCAGGTCGATTTGGGAGTTATCGTCTCGTCGATCAGTGAGGAGAATCCCTAGGCGGGTTACATCTCAG CCTATACCGTCAATCATTTCTTCAAGGAAGAAATTTTCAACCTCGTTCCAGAAAAATGCCCCCCAAAAAGCTGGTTCCAATGGTAGTCCACCTGAATCAAAAAGTGTTTTCCCAAAAGTTCTACTGGGAACCACAGTTGTTGCTGGTGCTGCTCTGTTAGCATACCAATCAGGTTATTTAGACCAATTTATTACTAAAGAGCAGGAAGGCTTAGCTAGGGTTGGCATTGATGATAAAGAGGTAAAGGAAACCCAACATTTCGGAGAGCAAGTGGTTGTCACCGGCAAAGAAGAACCTGGCAACTTAAGTCACAGTTTGGAGCAGTCTGGAGAAAAGGTTGAAAGTCAGATAGATGTCCCTCAAGTTGAAGCTCAGCAGAAGGCTGAAACTCGTATAGATCTTCCTCATGTTGAAACCAAAAACAAGGATGAAACTCATGGAGATCTTTCTCATGTTCAAGCTGAGGAGAGGATTGAATCACAAAAAGGCATTCATCATCATGAAGCCTCAAGGGAAACACCAGTTATAGACCAGCCCAATATTCAAGAAAAATATGGTGCAGCCCAAGATGAATCAGTTGCTGTTAAAGAGAGACAAGTACCAGGATTTTCTCAAAATATAAATACTGAACATAGTCTTGACAAGGTCGAGAAACAATCTGAATCAAAAACTTATAGAGAAACGGGTGAGGGTGTTCAAGTTACACAAGAACAAAACCAGGTCAAGTTGGTTCCTGGAGAGGGTGAAATGAAAACAGTGCCACAGCATCTTGCTGCAGAAGACAGACCGGAG GCTGCATTAAGTAAAGGTACAGAAGCAGCAAGTTTACTTGACGCTTACCATCTCAAGGATAGGGCTGAAGAAAGCATTGCAACAGAGGGGCCAGGAGAAGAG GCTCTTCTTAGTGCCATAGAGGAATTCAACGATAGCTTTATAACAAAAGATGGAAAGTTGGTTATGAGTTTTCTTGAAGCAATTCATGCGGCTGAAAAGAGGCAAGCTGAGATGGATGCCCATACCTTTGCTGAGGAGAAAAAAGCTTTGAAG GAGAAGTACGAAAAGGAATTGAGAGATTTAAGAGCTAGAGAACTTATGCGTGCAGAAGAGGCGGCAATACTTGATAAG GAATTAAAAAGAGAGCGAGCAAAAGCAGCAGCTGCCATCAGAACACTTCAGGAAAAGATGGAAGAAAAACTCAAGATGGAACTTGAACAAAAG GAAAACGAAGCAGAAATGAGTCTGAAAAAGTTCCAGGACCTGGCAAAAGCAGAATTGGCTGCAGCAATCGCAAGTGAGAAGGCTGCACAGATTGAAAAGATGGCTGAAGCGAATCTCAAT ATTAATGCCTTGTGTATGGCATTCTATGCACGATCTGAAGAGGCTCGTCAAATTCATTCTGTTCACAAGCTTGCTTTG GGAGCACTTGCATTAGAAGATGCACTTTCCAAAGGACTTCCAATTCAGAAAGAGCTAGATTCTCTGAACACTTATCTAGAAGGCATAGATAAGGACTCTCTTGTGCATTTGGTTTTATCAACCCTTCCTGAAGACACTCGATACCATGGTACAGATACTCTGTTACAATTGAATCAGAAG TTCAATGCATTGAAAGGGACACTACGGCATTACATTCTGATCCCAGCCGGTGGTGGCGGCATATGGGCTCATGCAATGGCACACATTGCGTCCTGGTTGAGG TTTAAGGAAGTTGATCCATCCGGTGATGGGATTGAATCTGTTATTAGCAGAGTCGAAAGTTTCCTAGCCGAGGGAAAGCTTGCTGAAGCAGCTGATGCCCTTCAAGAAGGACTCAGAGGCAGCAAGGCAGAGGAGATAGCAGATGAATGGGTGAAGCGAGCAAAGAATAGAGCTATCACAGAGCAGGCTCTAACAGTACTTCAGTCATATGCTGCTTGCATAAGCCTTACCCAATAA
- the LOC110628459 gene encoding bifunctional aspartate aminotransferase and glutamate/aspartate-prephenate aminotransferase, whose protein sequence is MAAASLQTSASKISYLRFGVQSIGLDLGSHSSGSVSFPSRPCQCHFKSLEATRQVRSSRISAVVKQESGTQEMELDISLSPRVNAVKPSKTVSIMDHATALLEAGVPVIRLAAGEPDFDTPAPIAEAGINAVREGYTRYTPNAGTLEVRTAICHKLKEENGISYAPNEILVSNGAKQSILQAVLAVCSPGDEVIIPAPYWVSYPEIARLADATPVIPPTSISENFLLDPKLLESKLTEKTRLLILCSPSNPTGSVYPKELLDEIARIVAKHPRLLVLSDEIYEHIIYAPATHTSFASLPGMWERTLTVNGFSKAFAMTGWRLGYLAGPKHFVAACNKIQSQFTSGASSIAQKAAVAALGLGYAGGEAVSTMVKAFKERRDFLIKNFGEMEGVGISEPQGAFYLFIDFSSYYGVEVEGFGVIEDSDSLCRYLLDKAQVAVVPGGAFGDDSCIRISYAASLTTLQAAVERIKKALVPLKPVVPV, encoded by the exons ATGGCTGCTGCTTCTCTCCAAACCTCTGCATCAAAGATTTCTTATTTGCGTTTTGGGGTTCAATCTATCGGACTCGATTTGGGTTCTCACAGTTCTGGATCCGTATCCTTCCCTTCTCGCCCTTGCCAATGCCACTTCAA ATCTCTGGAGGCCACTAGACAAGTACGGTCATCTAGAATAAGTGCAGTTGTGAAACAAGAAAGTGGCACCCAGGAGATGGAACTCGATATTTCGTTGAGCCCCAGAGTGAATGCTGTAAAACCTTCTAAGACTGTGTCTATAATGGACCATGCCACTGCTCTTTTAGAAGCTGGTGTTCCTGTTATTCGTTTGGCTGCTGGAGAACCTGATTTTGATACGCCAGCTCCAATAGCAGAG GCTGGGATAAATGCAGTCCGTGAAGGTTACACAAGGTATACTCCAAATGCTGGTACATTAGAAGTTCGAACAGCAATTTGTCATAAGCTGAAGG AGGAGAATGGCATTTCATATGCACCTAATGAGATTTTGGTTAGCAATGGAGCCAAGCAGAGTATTCTTCAAGCAGTTCTTGCAGTTTGTTCTCCAGGAGATGAG GTTATTATTCCAGCACCCTACTGGGTCAGTTACCCAGAAATTGCAAGGCTGGCTGACGCAACACCTGTGATTCCTCCAACTTCTATATCTGAAAATTTTCTCTTGGATCCAAAGCTACTTGAATCCAAACTTACTGAAAAAACAAGACTGCTAATTCTTTGCTCCCCATCTAACCCGACTGGATCTGTCTATCCCAAAGAATTACTTGACGAGATTGCCAGGATTGTGGCAAAACATCCCAGGCTTCTG GTGCTATCTGATGAAATATATGAACACATAATTTATGCACCAGCAACACACACGAGTTTTGCATCTTTGCCAGGCATGTGGGAAAGAACTTTGACTGTGAATGGCTTTTCTAAG GCTTTTGCAATGACTGGTTGGAGACTTGGATATCTTGCTGGCCCTAAGCACTTTGTTGCAGCTTGTAATAAGATCCAGAGCCAG TTCACTTCAGGTGCCAGCAGTATTGCACAAAAAGCAGCAGTTGCCGCATTAGGACTTGGCTATGCAGGTGGGGAAGCAGTATCTACCATGGTTAAAGCATTCAAGGAAAGGAGAGATTTCTTGATCAAGAACTTCGGAGAAATGGAAGGTGTTGGGATATCAGAACCTCAG GGAGCATTTTATCTCTTCATTGATTTCAGCTCTTACTATGGGGTAGAGGTTGAAGGTTTTGGTGTAATTGAGGATTCTGATTCCCTCTGCCGATACTTGTTAGACAAGGCACAG GTTGCAGTAGTCCCAGGGGGTGCTTTCGGAGACGACTCCTGCATACGCATCTCATATGCAGCATCTCTCACCACTCTACAGGCAGCTGTAGAGAGAATTAAGAAAGCACTTGTTCCACTGAAGCCTGTTGTCCCTGTTTGA
- the LOC110627490 gene encoding L-ascorbate oxidase has product MVKFSYSTRSATNFFFFFFLFLLSLTSVPVAEARVRYYKWEVKYEFKSPDCYKKLVITINGRSPGPTIIAQQNDTIIVEVKNSLLTENLAIHWHGIRQIGTPWFDGTEGVTQCPIVPGDTFKYQFVVDRPGTYLYHAHYGMQREAGLYGSIRVSPPAGQPEPFAYNYDRSIILTDWYHNSTYEQSVGLSSIPFVWVGEPHSLLIQGKGKFNCSTPGIPAGVCNASNPECSPYSMTIVPGKTYRLRVSSLTALSALSFQIEGHNMTVVEADGHYVQPFVVQNLFIYSGETYSVLIKADQDPSRNYWMTTNVVSRKPSTPPGQAIFNYYPNHPQRFPPTTSPSGPAWDDVEPRFAQSLAIKAHKDHIHKPPQIAHRSIVMLNTQNRVNGFTRWSVNNVSFNLPHTPYLISLKYKLNHVFSQVPPPDGYDFKTYNIYNVSDNPNATTSNAVYRLAFNTTVDVILQNANSMNNNTSETHPWHLHGHDFWVLGYGKGKFDIYNDQNKFNLVDPIMKNTVPVHPYGWTALRFQADNPGAWLFHCHIESHFFMGMGVVFEEGIDKVGKLPSSIMGCGESKGFNRP; this is encoded by the exons ATGGTGAAGTTTTCATATAGCACAAGATCTGCCacaaatttcttcttcttctttttcctcttcttgctttctttaaCAAGTGTACCAGTTGCAGAGGCCAGAGTTCGTTATTACAAATGGGAGGTTAAGTATGAGTTCAAGTCTCCTGATTGCTATAAGAAGTTGGTTATTACTATTAATGGCAGAAGTCCAGGACCCACAATCATTGCACAGCAAAATGATACCATCATCGTTGAAGTTAAGAACAGTTTGTTAACAGAGAATCTTGCAATCCATTGGCATGGAATTAGACAG ATTGGAACACCTTGGTTTGATGGAACAGAAGGGGTTACTCAGTGTCCAATTGTTCCTGGAGATACCTTCAAATATCAGTTTGTCGTCGACAGA CCTGGAACATACTTGTATCATGCCCACTATGGAATGCAAAGAGAGGCAGGGCTTTATGGATCAATTCGTGTATCACCACCTGCTGGACAACCTGAGCCATTTGCCTATAATTATGATCGAAGCATCATCCTTACTGATTGGTACCATAACAGCACTTACGAACAATCAGTAGGATTATCTTCGATTCCCTTTGTCTGGGTTGGGGAGCCTCAC TCACTGTTAATACAAGGAAAAGGAAAATTCAACTGCTCAACTCCAGGGATACCAGCTGGTGTATGCAATGCTTCAAATCCTGAATGCTCTCCTTATTCGATGACGATTGTCCCTGGAAAGACATATCGGCTCAGAGTTTCTAGCTTGACAGCCTTATCAGCTCTCAGTTTTCAGATTGAAGGACACAATATGACTGTTGTGGAAGCAGATGGGCACTACGTTCAACCATTTGTAGTTCAGAATCTTTTCATATACTCCGGCGAGACATACTCTGTTTTAATAAAAGCTGACCAAGATCCCTCCAGAAACTATTGGATGACCACCAACGTTGTCAGTAGAAAACCATCAACCCCACCTGGCCAAGCCATCTTTAACTACTACCCAAACCATCCCCAGAGGTTTCCTCCGACGACTTCTCCGTCTGGCCCTGCATGGGATGATGTTGAACCAAGGTTTGCTCAAAGTCTAGCCATTAAAGCTCACAAAGATCACATCCACAAACCTCCCCAAATCGCTCATAGAAGTATAGTAATGCTCAATACACAAAATAGGGTAAACGGTTTTACGAGATGGTCAGTGAATAATGTCTCCTTCAACCTCCCACACACCCCTTATCTTATATCACTGAAGTACAAACTAAACCATGTGTTCAGCCAAGTCCCACCTCCTGATGGCTATGACTTCAAgacttataatatttataatgtttCCGACAACCCAAATGCTACAACTAGCAATGCCGTTTATCGCCTGGCCTTCAACACAACAGTGGATGTTATTTTACAAAATGCAAATTCCATGAATAATAATACAAGCGAGACACATCCTTGGCATCTCCATGGGCATGATTTCTGGGTTCTCGGCTATGGAAAGGGCAAATTTGACATATATAATGACCAGAACAAGTTCAATTTGGTGGATCCCATAATGAAGAATACGGTGCCGGTTCATCCTTATGGATGGACTGCTTTGAGATTTCAGGCAGATAATCCTGGCGCCTGGTTATTTCATTGCCATATTGAATCACATTTCTTTATGGGAATGGGAGTGGTGTTTGAGGAAGGGATTGACAAGGTAGGAAAATTGCCCTCCTCTATTATGGGCTGTGGTGAAAGTAAAGGTTTCAACAGGCCATAG
- the LOC110628771 gene encoding trafficking protein particle complex subunit 12: MDADTPDPQPEPVSSSADPLSNQFGSLNDLAHELASLQDLANRGSWRSILDKVARARSQSLLNTPHDHLTYLAYNVLALAKLRRFKDALTEIDTVDDFDSHHYRYETYPKIYPNRYGSMVPFSLRWLHALIPIKLGNRQQGLDRFYMLLDFVRGKLKEKQDYDISTKMWRKREIFVMNGIISEHLKNKEFGVCLDLIKDLVSRGNLDPVLLSKLGYIQMQIGDLEGAKGSFDRVEKLLNERNAGGDYGLLSEVELRNQVNRNKALVYLVGKDYVSAVREYEECIERDPMDAVAINNKALCLMYLRDLSDSIKVLENSLERVPTVALNETLVVNLCSMYELAYVNHSDIKRTLSNWIARVAPDDFDSSSTRI, translated from the coding sequence ATGGATGCCGATACACCAGATCCTCAACCCGAGCCCGTCTCATCGTCAGCTGATCCTCTATCGAACCAATTCGGTTCTCTCAATGACCTTGCCCACGAGCTCGCCTCTCTCCAAGACCTTGCGAACCGCGGCAGCTGGCGCTCGATCCTCGACAAGGTCGCTCGTGCCCGCTCTCAGTCTCTCCTTAACACACCTCATGACCATCTCACTTATCTCGCCTACAACGTCCTTGCTCTGGCCAAACTACGCCGTTTTAAGGATGCTCTCACTGAGATCGATACCGTCGATGATTTCGATAGCCACCATTACCGTTACGAAACATATCCCAAAATCTACCCTAATCGGTATGGTTCTATGGTCCCTTTCTCTCTCCGGTGGCTTCATGCACTGATTCCGATAAAATTAGGTAACCGCCAACAAGGATTAGATCGGTTTTATATGTTGCTCGATTTTGTTCGTGGAAAACTAAAGGAAAAACAAGATTACGATATTTCAACCAAAATGTGGAGGAAAAGGGAGATTTTTGTTATGAATGGCATAATTAGTGAGCATTTGAAGAATAAAGAATTTGGTGTTTGTTTGGATTTGATTAAAGATTTGGTTTCTCGTGGTAATTTAGATCCTGTTTTATTATCAAAATTGGGTTATATACAGATGCAAATTGGGGATTTGGAGGGGGCGAAGGGTTCATTTGATAGGGTTGAGAAATTGTTGAACGAACGAAATGCTGGGGGTGATTATGGGTTACTGAGCGAGGTTGAGTTGAGGAATCAGGTGAATAGGAACAAGGCGTTAGTGTATTTGGTTGGGAAGGATTATGTGTCGGCTGTGAGGGAATACGAGGAGTGCATAGAGAGAGATCCTATGGATGCTGTGGCCATCAATAACAAAGCTCTCTGCTTGATGTACCTAAGGGATTTGTCAGATTCAATCAAGGTTTTGGAGAATTCACTTGAGAGAGTGCCCACTGTTGCATTGAATGAAACTCTTGTAGTGAATTTGTGTAGTATGTATGAATTGGCTTATGTTAATCACTCGGATATTAAGCGAACTCTCAGCAACTGGATTGCCCGGGTGGCTCCTGATGATTTTGATTCCTCTTCTACCAGGATTTGA
- the LOC110628322 gene encoding MICOS complex subunit mic60 isoform X2 has translation MFRRSIWELSSRRSVRRIPRRVTSQPIPSIISSRKKFSTSFQKNAPQKAGSNGSPPESKSVFPKVLLGTTVVAGAALLAYQSGYLDQFITKEQEGLARVGIDDKEVKETQHFGEQVVVTGKEEPGNLSHSLEQSGEKVESQIDVPQVEAQQKAETRIDLPHVETKNKDETHGDLSHVQAEERIESQKGIHHHEASRETPVIDQPNIQEKYGAAQDESVAVKERQVPGFSQNINTEHSLDKVEKQSESKTYRETGEGVQVTQEQNQVKLVPGEGEMKTVPQHLAAEDRPEAALSKGTEAASLLDAYHLKDRAEESIATEGPGEEALLSAIEEFNDSFITKDGKLVMSFLEAIHAAEKRQAEMDAHTFAEEKKALKEKYEKELRDLRARELMRAEEAAILDKELKRERAKAAAAIRTLQEKMEEKLKMELEQKENEAEMSLKKFQDLAKAELAAAIASEKAAQIEKMAEANLNINALCMAFYARSEEARQIHSVHKLALGALALEDALSKGLPIQKELDSLNTYLEGIDKDSLVHLVLSTLPEDTRYHGTDTLLQLNQKFNALKGTLRHYILIPAGGGGIWAHAMAHIASWLRFKEVDPSGDGIESVISRVESFLAEGKLAEAADALQEGLRGSKAEEIADEWVKRAKNRAITEQALTVLQSYAACISLTQ, from the exons ATGTTTCGAAG GTCGATTTGGGAGTTATCGTCTCGTCGATCAGTGAGGAGAATCCCTAGGCGGGTTACATCTCAG CCTATACCGTCAATCATTTCTTCAAGGAAGAAATTTTCAACCTCGTTCCAGAAAAATGCCCCCCAAAAAGCTGGTTCCAATGGTAGTCCACCTGAATCAAAAAGTGTTTTCCCAAAAGTTCTACTGGGAACCACAGTTGTTGCTGGTGCTGCTCTGTTAGCATACCAATCAGGTTATTTAGACCAATTTATTACTAAAGAGCAGGAAGGCTTAGCTAGGGTTGGCATTGATGATAAAGAGGTAAAGGAAACCCAACATTTCGGAGAGCAAGTGGTTGTCACCGGCAAAGAAGAACCTGGCAACTTAAGTCACAGTTTGGAGCAGTCTGGAGAAAAGGTTGAAAGTCAGATAGATGTCCCTCAAGTTGAAGCTCAGCAGAAGGCTGAAACTCGTATAGATCTTCCTCATGTTGAAACCAAAAACAAGGATGAAACTCATGGAGATCTTTCTCATGTTCAAGCTGAGGAGAGGATTGAATCACAAAAAGGCATTCATCATCATGAAGCCTCAAGGGAAACACCAGTTATAGACCAGCCCAATATTCAAGAAAAATATGGTGCAGCCCAAGATGAATCAGTTGCTGTTAAAGAGAGACAAGTACCAGGATTTTCTCAAAATATAAATACTGAACATAGTCTTGACAAGGTCGAGAAACAATCTGAATCAAAAACTTATAGAGAAACGGGTGAGGGTGTTCAAGTTACACAAGAACAAAACCAGGTCAAGTTGGTTCCTGGAGAGGGTGAAATGAAAACAGTGCCACAGCATCTTGCTGCAGAAGACAGACCGGAG GCTGCATTAAGTAAAGGTACAGAAGCAGCAAGTTTACTTGACGCTTACCATCTCAAGGATAGGGCTGAAGAAAGCATTGCAACAGAGGGGCCAGGAGAAGAG GCTCTTCTTAGTGCCATAGAGGAATTCAACGATAGCTTTATAACAAAAGATGGAAAGTTGGTTATGAGTTTTCTTGAAGCAATTCATGCGGCTGAAAAGAGGCAAGCTGAGATGGATGCCCATACCTTTGCTGAGGAGAAAAAAGCTTTGAAG GAGAAGTACGAAAAGGAATTGAGAGATTTAAGAGCTAGAGAACTTATGCGTGCAGAAGAGGCGGCAATACTTGATAAG GAATTAAAAAGAGAGCGAGCAAAAGCAGCAGCTGCCATCAGAACACTTCAGGAAAAGATGGAAGAAAAACTCAAGATGGAACTTGAACAAAAG GAAAACGAAGCAGAAATGAGTCTGAAAAAGTTCCAGGACCTGGCAAAAGCAGAATTGGCTGCAGCAATCGCAAGTGAGAAGGCTGCACAGATTGAAAAGATGGCTGAAGCGAATCTCAAT ATTAATGCCTTGTGTATGGCATTCTATGCACGATCTGAAGAGGCTCGTCAAATTCATTCTGTTCACAAGCTTGCTTTG GGAGCACTTGCATTAGAAGATGCACTTTCCAAAGGACTTCCAATTCAGAAAGAGCTAGATTCTCTGAACACTTATCTAGAAGGCATAGATAAGGACTCTCTTGTGCATTTGGTTTTATCAACCCTTCCTGAAGACACTCGATACCATGGTACAGATACTCTGTTACAATTGAATCAGAAG TTCAATGCATTGAAAGGGACACTACGGCATTACATTCTGATCCCAGCCGGTGGTGGCGGCATATGGGCTCATGCAATGGCACACATTGCGTCCTGGTTGAGG TTTAAGGAAGTTGATCCATCCGGTGATGGGATTGAATCTGTTATTAGCAGAGTCGAAAGTTTCCTAGCCGAGGGAAAGCTTGCTGAAGCAGCTGATGCCCTTCAAGAAGGACTCAGAGGCAGCAAGGCAGAGGAGATAGCAGATGAATGGGTGAAGCGAGCAAAGAATAGAGCTATCACAGAGCAGGCTCTAACAGTACTTCAGTCATATGCTGCTTGCATAAGCCTTACCCAATAA
- the LOC110628064 gene encoding fasciclin-like arabinogalactan protein 21, producing MGSSSLGLGQSSNSERFSRETIAFRQLPRQEELARCISQLSSSVMAASLPFVVLFAILILFLFVSQAIADDGFNSSSTFSLSPPPPSQTLQSTSMPPPSSPTVSSDLHENSFFSHTALLAPILSHLGFNELSMAAPSLSSDSATTAWSGPSTLFAPSDSSLHTCSSCSIPSILREHIIPGLYTIDYLRKLAFGTKIETLSPGLCLTVTSTSIPNATASTNAVKVFIGGVEITHPDLFNNGLIVIHGIQGYVAPLSPYSCDVERLNSLSIPFHVPASRQIHNQPLAQPSILRLMLRDAMLRLRNNGFNILSLAMRLKYAELASLNNLTVFALDDASIFSGSHSYISSVRFHMVPNHFLTATDLEKLPVGAILPTLERGQSLVVTTAGGGGTAAYLMRINYVKLKVPDMIRNLKIVVHSVYLPFPRIHPAAAGFEGMLGEELDGGVHAALDGACSADMEKGGSCGGVRMPQVKPAVMIGDHHGL from the exons ATGGGTAGTAGTAGTTTGGGTTTGGGCCAGTCTTCGAATAGTGAGAGATTTAGCAGGGAGACGATCGCGTTCCGGCAGCTGCCGCGACAGGAGGAGCTGGCTAGATG TATTTCACAGCTCTCTTCCTCTGTCATGGCGGCCTCTCTACCATTTGTTGTTCTCTTTGCGATTTTGATCCTCTTTCTCTTCGTCTCACAAGCGATTGCCGATGACGGCTTCAACTCCTCCTCCACTTTCTCTCTATCACCTCCTCCACCGTCACAAACGCTGCAATCAACTTCAATGCCACCACCGTCATCGCCAACAGTCTCAAGCGATCTCCATGAGAACTCCTTTTTCTCTCACACAGCTCTTCTCGCTCCAATCCTTTCTCATCTCGGCTTTAACGAGCTGTCCATGGCTGCCCCTTCTCTCTCCTCTGATTCCGCCACCACCGCCTGGTCTGGCCCCTCCACACTCTTTGctccttctgattcttctcTCCATACGTGCTCATCTTGCTCCATTCCAAGTATCCTCCGTGAACATATTATTCCTGGTCTTTACACCATTGATTATCTCCGCAAGCTCGCCTTTGGCACTAAAATAGAAACTCTAAGCCCTGGTCTTTGCCTCACCGTGACTTCCACTTCGATACCAAACGCAACCGCATCAACCAATGCAGTGAAGGTTTTCATAGGTGGTGTGGAAATAACGCATCCAGATCTGTTCAATAATGGTTTGATTGTAATTCATGGAATTCAAGGCTATGTCGCTCCTCTCTCTCCATATTCTTGCGATGTGGAGAGGTTAAACTCGCTATCGATTCCGTTTCACGTGCCCGCATCTCGCCAGATTCACAACCAGCCTTTGGCGCAGCCTTCTATCTTGCGCTTGATGCTGCGTGATGCCATGCTTAGGCTCCGCAACAATGGCTTTAACATCCTCTCTCTCGCTATGAGATTGAAATATGCTGAGCTGGCGAGCTTAAACAACTTGACGGTGTTTGCTCTTGACGACGCTTCAATCTTCTCTGGATCTCACTCATACATCAGTAGCGTGAGATTTCACATGGTGCCTAACCATTTTTTGACTGCTACTGACCTGGAGAAGCTACCAGTGGGGGCCATACTGCCAACACTCGAAAGAGGGCAGTCTCTGGTGGTCACcactgctggtggaggaggtacagctGCATACCTGATGAGAATTAACTATGTGAAACTTAAAGTGCCTGATATGATCCGTAATCTGAAGATTGTGGTACACAGTGTTTATTTGCCGTTTCCAAGGATACATCCCGCTGCTGCTGGCTTTGAAGGTATGCTGGGGGAAGAATTAGACGGTGGAGTTCACGCGGCACTAGATGGAGCTTGTTCAGCTGATATGGAGAAGGGTGGAAGTTGTGGTGGGGTCCGTATGCCTCAGGTCAAGCCAGCGGTGATGATTGGAGATCACCATGGACTGTAG